Sequence from the Brachionichthys hirsutus isolate HB-005 chromosome 21, CSIRO-AGI_Bhir_v1, whole genome shotgun sequence genome:
CTTCTTTGTGCCGCTCCAAACATTTGTTCCAGAGatagaaggtcagaggtcaggaggCATGACAGAGCACACAGTGCCCGCTGACAAGTTGGAAGAGAACCAAGATGTGCATATTAGAAAAGTACCTTTAAATAAAACCCGGATCTACCAGTGCACGCTGACTATCGGTACCATCTGAGCAGTGTTTGAGGGATCTTGAAGTCTCCGTGAGAGCAACTCCAGCACAACCTCACAGTTGAGAATGGAGCACCTGGGCAGATCAAACAAGACAGGGGATCTGAACACAACATTCCaatcacaaaaacatttaaaataaaatcctaaaaAGGTGAAATCAGCCCAAAGAGAGAACTGAACTTACTCTTTGATAAAGTGTTGGCTCTCTTCTCTGGACAGGAAAACCTTCGACCCGTCTGTGAGTCTGCTGACGAGCGCCATCTCCTGGCCGCAGTCCCCAAAATGCAGCGCTTCCACCCTTAACGCCGGACAGCTTATGAGAAGCGACGACGATGAGAGCAGAGTGGGATTTACTTTAAACACTAACCGCTCTGATAGGTCTCCACTGCCCTCTCGACTGGCTCCGGATTGGCTCCCTGTACCAGCTGACTTGCTGCCCTGGGACGCCCTGCTGTTTGCCGCCATATCTTGAGAGGAGTTGTGCGAGGAGCTGCTGCCGCTGTCGGTCTCTTCCCAGCCACCTCCAACCTGTCCTGGATGGCGCTTGGTCGGCGCTGTGGTAAAAAATACgtaaaataaacactttcaatcaaatctgacaaaatcaagcTGATTAATGTTTTACAAACTGCATTGGGAATCAGATCTTAACGTTGGAATCCCAAACTCGTGTCTCCATCATCACCTTTTGGTCTGGGAGCAGACATGTTGTAGGCACACGCAGGCATGGCCAGCTCTATGGGTCCCGGGGGCGCACGCACAGCCCGGTAGTGGTTCTCATGAAGTCGGATACCCTGGCGCTCAGTTGGGGGGAGGACAGCGCTGGCCACTGCCTCTGCAGCTTTCTGGATCTTACTCAGCAGTGAGCCGCTGCCTGCTGAACGGGACCAagtaaagaataaaacataGAGAAATGTACAACGGATATGGTTGGATTCGCGTTTATTTTGTACACGTGTCACTCTAACCTGCCCCTTGCTTTCCAGGGCTGTATCCAAAGCCCTGCATTCCTGACCTGCAGCAAGTCTCTGAGCCCATACCTGGTCAGAGAcacgcaaaacacagaaaaaactTTTAGAACTGGTAAAAATATATTGAGTTCGTCTGATATTTCAGACAACTTCGagtataaaatacaaatcagtcAGAATGAATTCTGATTTAAGCTTTGATATTGGCTCAATTTGATTTCTATAACCCCAATGCTGTTTGACGGTCTCTGTTATTACGCACCCGTTGATGGTGGAGCCACGTTTAGTGGATGGACGCTGCTTTTGGCTGAAATTGTGTCTGTGAAAAGCAACATGGCTACTTCCTGCaaacaagaaaagcaaacatttggtttccccgcccccccccaaacttcCAGGTATTATATTAATTGATGTGATGTTTAATTAGAATGAGCGTCTCACCTGCGCTGTATTTCTCACTTTCTGATACAACGATGTGCCGTGGACGGGATCAGGAGGGCCGCTATAAACTTAAAGAGCAAAACATCCAACAGCAAGTGAATAATCAGCGGAGAGCGCGCCGGCCGTGAGGTAAACGGAGCTAAATGCACAACGTGTAACCTGATGCCTGCTGGATGAAAGTGGAGTTCCGTCGAAGTTCGGTGAGGAAATGATTTGAGCCATGGCCGCACAGATGGACAAAGATCTTCAGCACCTAAAATGCCAGATTTACAGAACTTTGAGATGTTTGGAAGGACAAACATTTAAGACACAGATTCATGCAGCAGATAgaacatttcttatttcttacCTTGAGTTTGACATGACAGGATTCCACCTGGAGCCTTTCCAGAAGGTACTCCAGCAAACACTGACCATAGCCTGTTGACTCATGGGAGGTTTCTACAGTGTGACGATTATGAAGGTCCATATCACAGTGTAAACAGAGTCCGGTATGCCTCATCATTTCTCTAAAGCACGTCACGTATCATAATGTTTGTTATCTTCAAAAGTTTCAAATGGTGCTGAACAACAGCAGAAGTTATAATAAAAAGGATACTTCCAATCTCCTGGAAAAGATAACCAGGACAGGGGTTTTCATCATCTGCTGTGGCCTTCATCAGCGTTGGGAGCTGAGAGAAGATCAAAGGAGAAGAGAGTAAATAGATTCAGCACTTCACAGGAAGGGATTCGGTGAAACTCCACAACTCAATTCATTACAGCCAAAAACGTGCACTTTATAGCTTGAATAGTATTGAAATAGATATTTATACTTCAACACTGCAGAGCAGTAGTGTGGTATGGAAAGATAAATAGATATTAGAATCAAATATGATCCCAGCAACCTGGAAAGTGGTACGAATACATCTACCAATGTGTTTCTTCTTGCAATTAGCTTGTATGCTACTAGCAAGCTAGTGACAGCACAACTTAATAGTATCAAACAGACACGTAAAAgtgcgtgatgatgatgatgataaatataataattagatagaatgttatagcagtacaagtacagtcaaacagtagcatgtattacagtacaagtacagtcagacacccTGTCTGAGagtagcatttaaaaaaaaagcccttcgTACGTAATCCATCGACAGCGTCGTTCTCATCACGCTCTAATTAGCTGATGCTAATCGTTTTGATAACTGCCGATAGCTGGAAATGCCACTTACTTTCTGAAGAAAGGCTAAACGTTCCATAAATGTTGCCATGATTTAGCAATCCTGGCTGCGAGTTCGTCATCTTCCTGCTTCTGGCGGTCTGGGGAGTGGGCGGGGCCCAAGGTGACAGCTACCCAATCACGGAGCAGGTTGCTAAACATGCGAAAATCTCATTGGCGTTCTTGGAGCGAAATACAACGAATGAAAAGCAGGAATGCTGTGGTAGCGTTTTGATTGGCGGAAATACGAGCGAATAACACTTCCGTATTTTGCCAACAGGATATTACTGTGTCCATGGATTTACAAAACGTGTTCTACGGTTTGGTTTTGTACGTGTTGTTTACACGTCTTACAAAAGTGTTTTATTGAACTGTGAAGGAGCGTCGGGTTCGGATTGATCGGCTAAGCGCTACCGTGCTCATCAGATGAGCTAAGAATCCAACAGGACCGAAGAACAGCGATGTCCTTGCCAAATGTCTGGAGTCGCAGTCGAGAGAAAATAAGGCTTTTCCCAGAACTTTTTGCGGAGTGTGCGGGAGAGGTAAGCATGAAAGAAGGACAATCGGTGTTTGCACAAATAGTTCTATTTAAAACCACCTGACTTGACCGATTTACCCCCAAACTCTGGCAAGGAACCaattccaaaaataaaagctcCACGATCCATTACGAATTTTACTATCAGATGCTTTCTGATGAGTGCGGAATGCAGATTACacagcaggaaataaatgaatgaatggatgtgTAGATCGTTAGAAACCGTTATATACAATGTAATGCCATTGTGCAAGGAACCTAGATAGTGGGGAGACTGGCCAACCCAACCAAATGTAGACATTTTATTTGCAGTTATGTTATGATGGAAAGACAGAGCGCACACACCTTACTTTGCTTTATTGGTCTGCTGTGAGCTGCTTCGTTTCAGGCGGCGGTGTATGGGAAGTGTGTGGCGGCGACAACAGCGGGACGTCTGGAGCTGAAGAAGGATCTGTGCGTCGGGGAGTTCGACGCACTGAAGAGCTGCTTCACAAGAGCAGTAAGGGACAGCAATGCCCGTAATCTTAATGTAAAGGACATCGTTCTGATGTCTCTGGTAATTACAGGCGAAGAAAAAAGCCAAATGAAAGGAAGCCGTCCTGGTTTTGTGGAAGGACCGACCCTCAAGACTTCAAGGTCGAAGAATCCATTCGTGATGCTGGATGTCTCTTATCTGATCTGAACGTTCTGCTTGATGCTGTAAACCATTTTGAATGTGTTGTTTCATAAGGCATTGTTAAAACCACTCCACGTGTAAAATTCACAAGTAAATAAAGTAACTATTTAATCTCTGAACACAAAACAGCcgttgacatttatttttgttggttttttttctaTAAGAAAAATGCACAAGTGTACAAAGCACATAGAAATCTAGCTTTTGGTACAAAGGAAAGTTCCAGCATGTGGCAAAATGCTAACCGGTGGAATATTCAGAAACACTGAAGTACTAAGAAATGTAATCcataatattttaaatatatatatattttaattcctcTTATGCAGCAAGAAAAAGCTGCAAAACCCCTAAAATACTGCAGCATATTAATAGCAAGACACTGGAAAGTCAAGAATGACTAAAGACGGACTGAGTAAATGTCTTGGACAGTGATTCATTGTCCAACCTTCATCAGACAATAAGGCAACACCGTCTACCTCACGTCACCGTTACTTTCATTTGAAAGTATAGCAAAGCAGCCTGAACACAAACATACGTGGTAAATGTAGGTTCAAAGAAACCTTTAGCATTGATCAgctgacatttaaatatttacaaacaaAAATGAGACCTGTTAGTAGAAAATCAGAACAGGTCACGTCCGAAAGTGAGGAAGACTCCACAAATCTAGAGAACAAGGGGGCAAAAATTAcaggacaaaaatatatatatctgtctAGATGGATTATAAAttgtatttgcatatttatatttaattcttcacaaccccccccccccaaagacaaaaaataattaatatttacatATCCTACCCCTGAATATTCGGGCTTTGGGTAACTTCTAGAGTCGTGTTTGCTTTGGTGCGGTCCATGAAGCTTCCTGCAGGGCTACAATGTGCTGCTGTCCAACGATTGGTCGAGAATCCGTGCGACCGAAGTGCATCATGGGGCATCCTCAACCTCCGAGACCAACTTAATCTGCCGTGAGTGCACCACCGCCCCGGCCATCAGCCGCTCCTCCAGGGCCGCGTGCAGGTCCGAGCCCCCCAGCTCCAGCAGAGGCTCCAGCCCCGGTACACCCATGGCCTCCTCCCCGTGTCCCAGCTCCCTGCGCCTCCGCCTCAGATCCACCGCTCCCCGGTCTTCGCTCTTCTCCTGGGAGCCCTCTGGGTGAGCCTTCACTTTGACAGCCTCGTCTTGCGCACCTTCTCCGGGGTCTGCCCGGGCAGCAACATTCTCTTTGAGGTCTCGCCCGCCGTTCTTCAAAGCCTCTCCGGCTTCCACCTCTGCCCGCTGTGCAGCGTTTCTCTCTTCTGCAGCGCCGTCCTCGTTCCTCACCCTCTCAAATTTCTTGCCTGCATTCTGGATATCCAGAAGAAGTCTCTCTTCTGCAGCGTTCTCCTGTGCATGCTGATCCACTACTGCTCTCTCTTTGTCCAGCTTctcccttttctccctctccagtTCCACCATTGCCTGGACTTCTTTCTCTATCCTCTCCTTCTCAGCTTGCTCCTTCCCCATCtcctttttctccctctctagTCGGTCTTTCTCTGACCGTGCTCCCacttctctctccatcttttctttctccgCTCGTTCTAATTCCTCCTTTATCTGGTCTATTTCCAGTCTTGCCTGAACCTCTTTCTCCAACTGTTCTTTTTGAACGCTTTCCATTTTCGCTTTTTCCTCATcaagctttctttctttatctgCTAGTTCGGCTGCCCGATCATTACGAGGTCCAGGCTGGTGGTCCTCAgggcttttcttttccagcGGCACTCCCCTTGCCCCCAGCTCACTCTTCTTTTCCGACTCTTCTTTTGCTGCAACGCGACCGTCCTTGTGAGGCACTGGAACCGCTACTTCAGGTGCTCTAACCTCAGCATCGTTCTTCCTTTCCGCCTGAACTTGATTCTGCTCAGCCACTCCACCCTGCGGCGCCGCCCCGACCTCGTTGGCCTGGTTCACATCAGACTCCAAGCCGGTTTCCTTCGGCTTTGCCGCTACACCTTCCATCACCTCCAGATGTTCCTGGAGGCCCTTATCTGCctcaccttcagcagcagcacctagaaatgacaaatgtcacatttattcCTTCAACTGGCCAACGAGTGTAAAACtaaaaatgtgcacacacaccagcaggtTGTTTCTGGTGGATTTCCTTGTGTTGCTCTTCGATGACAGCCAGTAGCTTCTCCTGCTGGTCGAGGAGTCTCTTCTGTTGCTCTTGCTGCTCCTtgatcacctgcagcagcacggCGTGGTCGAGCTGGCCTTCTACGCAGCAGAGACATCCAATTAGAATGTCTTCCAACATGCCCACAGAACAATTTCTAGGCTCCTCTGTGAGGCTATGAGTCCACTACGGACTTAGTACTGCATCACTGATCCAGGTAGTCCTAACATAAACCGGGATGGTCAGTAATGGGTAGCGAGACATGCAGTATGCAATCTATGTTAGGGGGGCAAGTTGAGTGGGTGGGTGCGTTGCATAGCAGCACATCAGGTCTTTAGCTACGCCTACCACTGAGTGAACGACAGTGACAGACTGAAGTAAAGAGAAAAGGCAAGAAGGAATTCATACCTGCAACCAGCTTTTTTATCACTGTGATAGGAGTCCGGGAGAAGAACGAGAAAAAAAAGGGGTAAAAACGGAGAAGGAGTGAGAGAGCAAAAGCAAACAGaataagagaaaaataaaaatggctgcGTAGTCCATTAAGATAAGTAGGAGAATAAACCATTAAAAATAAGCACGGTAAGAAAGAACAGATCAGTGGTTCAATTTCAAgaggtgaaaacacaacatcGTGACGATGGCgaggagaggcggggcttaAACAGCATGGCGTTTTACACATTCCATTTTATTTCCTGCATTTTCGAGAATTCAATATTTTTCAAGTGAAACTATGCCCCTGGGTCTCGCAAGTCTTTGCACGTCATAGGCTTATATGCCATGAACACGCGAGTCTGACCGCATTGCATTCTGGGCATTGGAGGCTGCTGGTATCCCCACCTCCTCTGCACGAAGGGCTTATTGTGTAACAGTTGATCTGGACAAACTCTGAACCAACTTAGCTGGCAAATATGTTTATGACATCACATCCAATAAATTGTAGAAAttcaaaagtggaaaaaaagcagTGCCAGAAGGACACATTTGTagaaggaaatgactccagcCCTAAAGACTTCTGCTCCACTTACCGTCCAACTTCTCATCTGCTGTATCTTTGCTGTCTGCAGCCGGATGCTGCTCTCCATCAGGAAGTGGAACTGAATGCGAGTAAATACCACAAAGTCAGCGTATTTCCACCGAACTGCTCCACCCAAGAGCAGCAACAAATACTCACGTTTCCCCACGGCCTCTGGAGCGCCATCCCCTTGTGCCAACGCAGCTGCATTCCCTCTGACGGGATCGAGCTTCTCGACTTTCTTCAGCGGAGGAACGTCCTGCTTTTTGTCCGCTTCAGCATTCGCCTTCTCCAGCAGCTCATTGGACAGGGCTTCTCCCCCACCCAAATCCACTTCCTCCACCCCCACGACAGCCGCTACAGGCTTCAGCTCGTCCTCAACATCGCCATCTTGTTTTTTCTCAATCTCCACAGCGTGAgcttgctcttcttctctttctggctccgcctctgctcctgctgcaggaggcttattgtcctcctgcagctccgcaCCATTCTTTCTTTGGTCAACCTTCACCTCGTC
This genomic interval carries:
- the tepsin gene encoding AP-4 complex accessory subunit tepsin, giving the protein MATFMERLAFLQKLPTLMKATADDENPCPGYLFQEIGKTSHESTGYGQCLLEYLLERLQVESCHVKLKVLKIFVHLCGHGSNHFLTELRRNSTFIQQASVYSGPPDPVHGTSLYQKVRNTAQEVAMLLFTDTISAKSSVHPLNVAPPSTGMGSETCCRSGMQGFGYSPGKQGAAGSGSLLSKIQKAAEAVASAVLPPTERQGIRLHENHYRAVRAPPGPIELAMPACAYNMSAPRPKAPTKRHPGQVGGGWEETDSGSSSSHNSSQDMAANSRASQGSKSAGTGSQSGASREGSGDLSERVEALHFGDCGQEMALVSRLTDGSKVFLSREESQHFIKECSILNCEVVLELLSRRLQDPSNTAQMRALCALSCLLTSDLLSLEQMFGAAQRRLLQLSEGAPGPAANKATKILRQFEALMGGSPHTPWQDAENGSHQTSTHQLSTSTYSGLLLPTHPPSSSDLSPGDSAGEQTNNGEEEEEEEEEEQEFVQNQVEQSSTEVATKAEERALDTERGCAPPAEPQHDRSCSGRLSLFSGMELVTKGRPLCQRESFVTDKGLKENLIHDNAGVGEISDDVCDSVASDRSQRVSAFSFLNF
- the ndufaf8 gene encoding NADH dehydrogenase [ubiquinone] 1 alpha subcomplex assembly factor 8, whose amino-acid sequence is MSLPNVWSRSREKIRLFPELFAECAGEAAVYGKCVAATTAGRLELKKDLCVGEFDALKSCFTRAAKKKAK
- the slc38a10 gene encoding solute carrier family 38 member 10 encodes the protein MAASNWGLIMNVVNSIVGVSVLTMPFCFKQCGIVLGTLLLFFCAWMTHKSCMFLVLTASSTKRRTYAGLAFHAYGKTGKTLVETSMIGLMLGTCIAFYVVIADLGSNIFAQLLGLEVTFGFRVLLLISVSVFIVLPLSLQRNMMSSIQSFSAMALMFYTLFMFTMVLSSFKHGLLGGWWLGQVNVVRLEGVFRCLPICSMACACQSQVLPTYDILDEPSVKRVNTIFTSALKVVTMFYITVGFFGYVSFTDNIEGNVLMNFPSNLVTEMIRVGFMMSVAVGFPMMILPCRQAINTMLFEQQQKDGTIAAGGYMPPLRFKAITLCIVFGTMLGGILIPNVETILGLTGATMGSLICFICPALIYKKIHKNGIIAQLVLCVGLGILLISTFTTLSISARSPGTKVQAPPQPREKDDLPLPDLPELHDNPADKKLAEMEKPHPPDMEMVEPAEKAEPPQIKGPVELPEEKKEQEAQLDRPGAGVAVPEGEAHRHEPPIPHDEVKVDQRKNGAELQEDNKPPAAGAEAEPEREEEQAHAVEIEKKQDGDVEDELKPVAAVVGVEEVDLGGGEALSNELLEKANAEADKKQDVPPLKKVEKLDPVRGNAAALAQGDGAPEAVGKLPLPDGEQHPAADSKDTADEKLDVIKKLVAEGQLDHAVLLQVIKEQQEQQKRLLDQQEKLLAVIEEQHKEIHQKQPAGAAAEGEADKGLQEHLEVMEGVAAKPKETGLESDVNQANEVGAAPQGGVAEQNQVQAERKNDAEVRAPEVAVPVPHKDGRVAAKEESEKKSELGARGVPLEKKSPEDHQPGPRNDRAAELADKERKLDEEKAKMESVQKEQLEKEVQARLEIDQIKEELERAEKEKMEREVGARSEKDRLEREKKEMGKEQAEKERIEKEVQAMVELEREKREKLDKERAVVDQHAQENAAEERLLLDIQNAGKKFERVRNEDGAAEERNAAQRAEVEAGEALKNGGRDLKENVAARADPGEGAQDEAVKVKAHPEGSQEKSEDRGAVDLRRRRRELGHGEEAMGVPGLEPLLELGGSDLHAALEERLMAGAVVHSRQIKLVSEVEDAP